One stretch of Streptomyces sp. NBC_01363 DNA includes these proteins:
- a CDS encoding DoxX family protein codes for MQTIWLGGAEWLAVLRIGLGLWWLESWRHKDKKGWFERGTGIAWAADVAGKHRWPAVRAGFRRIVAPRPKVMAYIVVYAELALGLGLIAGFLTPVALAAGLLLNLLYLVLMIHDWAEQGQNAMMALISFVALFAMSWQTWSLDATIGLFP; via the coding sequence ATGCAGACGATCTGGCTCGGCGGAGCCGAGTGGCTCGCCGTTCTCCGGATAGGCCTCGGCCTGTGGTGGCTGGAGAGCTGGCGACACAAGGACAAGAAGGGCTGGTTCGAACGCGGTACGGGCATCGCCTGGGCCGCGGACGTCGCGGGCAAGCACCGCTGGCCGGCCGTGCGCGCCGGCTTCCGAAGGATCGTCGCCCCGCGACCCAAGGTCATGGCCTACATCGTCGTGTACGCCGAACTCGCCCTGGGGCTCGGCCTGATCGCCGGATTCCTCACCCCCGTCGCGCTGGCCGCGGGACTCCTCCTCAACCTTCTCTATCTCGTGCTGATGATCCACGACTGGGCCGAGCAGGGGCAGAACGCCATGATGGCGCTCATCTCGTTCGTCGCGCTGTTCGCGATGTCCTGGCAGACCTGGTCCCTCGACGCGACGATCGGACTCTTCCCGTGA
- a CDS encoding DUF1707 domain-containing protein yields MTAEPARSADRMRASDADREAVVEQLREAAAEGRIDMDELDTRLGQALSAKTYAELAPLTEDLVPIEVAKGEPLVLKSGMHGVTRSGVWKVPPVIRAQGGMGGVRIDFTRAECRLREIALEVRGEMAGVKIVIPEGWTVHTDSLDQGLGGLKDKTTDERTPGAPLLRLTGSCGMGGVVVRHPNFRERRKLRGIES; encoded by the coding sequence ATGACTGCTGAGCCCGCCCGTTCCGCCGACCGTATGCGCGCTTCGGATGCCGATCGCGAGGCGGTGGTCGAGCAGTTGCGGGAGGCGGCAGCCGAGGGCCGCATCGACATGGACGAGCTGGACACCCGGCTCGGGCAGGCGCTCTCCGCCAAGACCTACGCCGAACTGGCGCCCCTCACCGAGGACCTGGTCCCCATCGAGGTGGCGAAGGGCGAGCCGCTGGTCCTCAAGAGCGGCATGCACGGCGTGACGCGCTCGGGCGTCTGGAAGGTGCCCCCGGTGATACGCGCCCAGGGCGGCATGGGCGGCGTCCGGATCGACTTCACCCGCGCCGAGTGCCGGCTGCGCGAGATCGCGCTGGAAGTACGCGGCGAGATGGCCGGGGTGAAGATCGTGATCCCGGAGGGCTGGACCGTGCACACCGACAGCCTGGACCAGGGACTCGGCGGGCTGAAGGACAAGACCACGGACGAGCGGACCCCCGGCGCCCCGCTCCTCCGGCTGACGGGCTCCTGCGGCATGGGCGGTGTGGTCGTACGCCACCCCAACTTCCGCGAACGGCGCAAGCTGCGCGGCATCGAGTCCTGA
- a CDS encoding acetyl-CoA acetyltransferase yields the protein MPSSHRKVAVVGISLADCGRVDTATPYALHAQAARRALADSGLDRSVVDGFASAGLGTLAPVEVAEYLGLKPTWVDSTAVGGSTWEVMAAHAADAIAAGHANAVLLVYGSTARADIKAGRRTSNLSFGARGPLQFEVPYGHSLIAKYAMAARRHMHEYGTTLEQLAEVAVQARANAAANPDAMFRDPVTVDDVLSGPMIADPFTKLHCCIRSDGGCAVLLAAEEYVPDTARAPVWILGTGEHVSHSTMSEWDDFTVSPAAVSGRLAFERAGVRPADIDLAEIYDAFTYMTLVTLEDLGFCAKGEGGAFVEKGRTGLTGELPVNTDGGGLSACHPGMRGLFLLVEAVRQLRGEAGERQVRRAGGRLPELAVASGTGGWFCSSATVVLGRG from the coding sequence ATGCCTTCTTCCCACCGCAAGGTCGCTGTCGTCGGCATATCCCTCGCCGACTGCGGACGCGTCGACACGGCCACGCCGTACGCCCTGCACGCCCAGGCCGCCCGCCGGGCGCTGGCCGACTCGGGGCTGGACCGGTCCGTCGTCGACGGTTTCGCCTCCGCCGGACTCGGCACGCTCGCCCCGGTCGAGGTCGCCGAGTACCTGGGCCTGAAACCCACCTGGGTGGACTCCACCGCGGTCGGCGGCTCGACCTGGGAGGTGATGGCGGCCCATGCGGCGGACGCCATCGCGGCGGGCCACGCCAATGCCGTACTGCTGGTGTACGGGTCGACGGCGCGTGCGGACATCAAGGCGGGCCGCCGGACCTCCAACCTCTCCTTCGGGGCGCGCGGCCCGCTCCAGTTCGAGGTGCCGTACGGGCACTCGCTGATCGCCAAGTACGCGATGGCCGCCCGCCGTCACATGCACGAGTACGGGACGACCCTGGAGCAGCTCGCGGAGGTCGCGGTCCAGGCACGGGCGAACGCGGCGGCCAACCCGGACGCGATGTTCCGGGACCCGGTCACGGTGGACGACGTGCTGTCGGGGCCGATGATCGCGGACCCGTTCACCAAACTGCACTGCTGCATCCGCAGCGACGGCGGCTGCGCGGTGCTGCTGGCCGCCGAGGAGTACGTGCCGGACACGGCCAGGGCGCCGGTGTGGATCCTCGGCACGGGTGAGCACGTCTCGCACTCCACCATGTCCGAGTGGGACGACTTCACGGTCTCCCCCGCGGCGGTCTCGGGCCGGCTGGCGTTCGAACGGGCGGGGGTGCGGCCCGCGGACATCGATCTCGCCGAGATCTACGACGCGTTCACCTACATGACGCTGGTGACGCTGGAGGACCTGGGGTTCTGCGCGAAGGGCGAGGGCGGTGCGTTCGTGGAGAAGGGCCGGACCGGGCTGACGGGCGAGCTGCCGGTGAACACCGACGGCGGTGGCCTGTCCGCCTGCCATCCCGGGATGCGCGGGCTGTTCCTGCTGGTGGAGGCGGTACGCCAACTGCGCGGCGAGGCGGGCGAACGCCAGGTGCGCAGGGCCGGCGGCCGGCTCCCGGAACTGGCGGTGGCATCGGGGACGGGCGGCTGGTTCTGCTCGTCGGCCACGGTGGTGCTGGGGCGGGGATGA
- the htpX gene encoding zinc metalloprotease HtpX has product MSRTRSRTRSRYAPDSGLTTRMVGTMFLIGLLYVVLVGVLLAVLRGAWPIILILVGGMFIAQFWFSDRIAAFSMGAREVTPEQAPELHGAVDRICALADMQKPRVAIAQSDVPNAFATGRSEKTALVCATTGLLRRLEPAELEGVLAHEMSHVAHRDVAVMTIASFLGVLAGIITRVALWGGLSRNSRSNDPIGIAILLIPLISAVVYALSFLLTRLLSRYRELSADRTAALLTGRPSALASALTKVSGQMARIPTEDLRKAEPYNAFYFVPAFSSKESLSRLLSSHPTLEQRLDQLARISADLARP; this is encoded by the coding sequence ATGAGCCGAACCCGTTCCCGAACCCGTTCCCGTTACGCCCCGGACAGCGGGTTGACCACACGCATGGTCGGCACCATGTTCCTGATCGGCCTGTTGTACGTGGTCCTGGTCGGCGTACTGCTCGCCGTGCTGCGCGGCGCCTGGCCGATCATTCTGATCCTCGTCGGTGGCATGTTCATCGCGCAGTTCTGGTTCAGCGACCGCATCGCGGCGTTCAGCATGGGAGCCCGTGAAGTCACCCCGGAGCAGGCGCCGGAGCTGCATGGCGCCGTCGACCGGATTTGCGCTCTTGCCGATATGCAGAAACCACGCGTGGCCATCGCCCAGAGCGACGTGCCGAACGCCTTCGCGACCGGCCGCAGCGAGAAGACCGCTCTCGTCTGCGCCACCACCGGGCTCCTGCGCAGACTGGAGCCCGCGGAGCTGGAGGGTGTGCTCGCGCACGAGATGTCGCATGTCGCGCACCGCGATGTCGCCGTCATGACGATCGCCTCGTTCCTCGGCGTGCTCGCCGGCATCATCACCCGGGTCGCCCTGTGGGGCGGGCTCTCCCGCAACAGCCGGAGCAATGACCCCATCGGCATCGCGATCCTGCTGATCCCGCTGATCAGCGCGGTCGTGTACGCCCTGAGCTTCCTGCTGACCCGGCTGCTCTCCCGCTACCGCGAGCTCTCCGCCGACCGCACCGCCGCCCTGCTCACCGGCCGCCCCTCCGCGCTCGCCTCCGCCCTCACCAAGGTGAGCGGCCAGATGGCCCGCATCCCGACCGAGGACCTGCGCAAGGCGGAGCCGTACAACGCCTTCTACTTCGTCCCCGCGTTCTCCTCCAAGGAGAGCCTGAGCCGGCTGCTCTCCTCCCACCCGACCCTCGAACAGCGCCTCGACCAGCTGGCCCGCATCTCCGCCGACCTCGCCCGCCCGTGA
- a CDS encoding pyridoxal 5'-phosphate synthase, which translates to MTDTHQSFLDLLHAQRVWDVELPGFDPATAPPAPLPLFRRWFAEAVAAGQAEPHTMSLATTDTEGNPDVRTLMLHDADERGWHFATHRTSAKGRQLTARPYAALGFYWPAQGRQVRVRGPVTACTPAESRADLHARSTGALASALTGSQSEVLGSREELTRTADAAWERARAEPHAEVASWTRYVVEAREVEFFQGDAARRHVRLRYRGQGTAWTRELLWP; encoded by the coding sequence ATGACCGACACACACCAGAGCTTCCTGGACCTGCTCCACGCCCAGCGCGTCTGGGACGTGGAGCTGCCCGGCTTCGACCCGGCCACCGCGCCCCCGGCCCCGCTCCCCCTCTTCCGCCGCTGGTTCGCCGAGGCGGTGGCCGCCGGGCAGGCGGAGCCGCACACGATGTCGCTGGCCACCACGGACACCGAGGGGAACCCCGACGTGCGGACGCTGATGCTGCACGACGCGGACGAGCGCGGCTGGCACTTCGCCACCCACCGCACCAGTGCGAAGGGCCGCCAGCTCACCGCCCGGCCGTACGCGGCGCTGGGCTTCTACTGGCCGGCCCAGGGCCGGCAGGTACGGGTGCGGGGGCCGGTCACCGCCTGCACGCCCGCCGAGAGCCGGGCCGATCTGCACGCCCGCTCGACCGGGGCGCTCGCATCGGCGCTGACCGGGTCGCAGAGCGAGGTGCTGGGCTCGCGGGAGGAGCTGACCCGCACCGCCGACGCCGCCTGGGAGCGGGCGCGGGCCGAGCCGCACGCGGAGGTCGCGAGCTGGACCCGGTACGTGGTCGAGGCGCGCGAGGTCGAGTTCTTCCAGGGCGACGCGGCGCGCCGGCACGTACGGCTGCGCTACCGCGGGCAGGGCACCGCCTGGACCCGGGAACTGCTCTGGCCCTGA
- a CDS encoding nitroreductase family deazaflavin-dependent oxidoreductase, whose protein sequence is MAPGVRLMQKVSATRAFARVAPHVVPAMDRTVHRLTRGKVLLSARMLPGLILTVPGARSGQLRTTPLACMPEEGAERSWILVGSNFGRTGHPAWTANLLAGPDKAVVNWRGRDIPVHATLLEGAEREAVWRAALKFWPPYATYQARIDREIRLFRLRGRDGS, encoded by the coding sequence ATGGCGCCCGGCGTCCGGCTGATGCAGAAGGTCTCCGCGACCCGCGCGTTCGCGAGGGTCGCCCCGCATGTCGTCCCCGCCATGGACCGTACGGTGCACCGGCTCACGCGCGGCAAGGTGCTGCTCAGCGCCCGGATGCTGCCGGGGCTGATCCTGACGGTGCCGGGGGCGAGGAGCGGGCAGCTCAGAACCACTCCGCTGGCCTGCATGCCGGAGGAGGGGGCGGAGCGGAGCTGGATTCTGGTCGGCAGCAACTTCGGCCGCACGGGGCACCCGGCCTGGACCGCGAATCTGCTGGCCGGTCCGGACAAGGCGGTCGTCAACTGGCGGGGCCGGGACATTCCGGTGCACGCCACGCTGCTGGAGGGCGCCGAACGTGAAGCGGTGTGGCGGGCGGCGCTGAAGTTCTGGCCGCCGTACGCGACTTACCAGGCGCGGATCGACCGGGAGATCCGGCTCTTCAGGCTGCGTGGGCGGGACGGCTCCTGA
- a CDS encoding ferredoxin: MQISIDRDRCIGAGQCALTAPKVFTQDDDGFSELLPGYEEALDGATVKEAVRVCPVQAISLD, from the coding sequence ATGCAGATCAGTATCGACAGGGACCGGTGTATCGGCGCCGGCCAGTGCGCGCTCACCGCACCGAAGGTGTTCACCCAGGACGACGACGGGTTCAGCGAGCTGCTGCCCGGCTACGAAGAGGCTCTCGACGGCGCCACGGTGAAGGAGGCCGTCCGCGTCTGCCCGGTACAGGCGATCTCCCTCGACTGA
- a CDS encoding VOC family protein, with the protein MAAFARSAPCWVDVQLPDLEAGKRFYGELFGWTFRAGEGPYADAFSGGKLVAALAAKQDGRMPTAWGIYFATDDIVASVARIREAGGQVITEPVRAGRAGVLAQAADPGGAVFGLWQAGDREGFQKQNEPGSFCWTEVYTRQKGRVDDFYEQVFGFQGTELSPGPEPDDSGEGEPAAAGSGPGFRMWSPAGTEPGPDTAVGGRSVITDAFPAEMPSYFLSYFAVEDCNSAAGNAVRLGGRISAPPFDIPYGRMAVLQDDQGAVFAVLQPPVSEKAAE; encoded by the coding sequence ATGGCCGCATTCGCGCGATCCGCGCCGTGCTGGGTGGATGTGCAGCTGCCCGACCTGGAAGCGGGCAAGCGCTTCTACGGTGAGCTGTTCGGCTGGACCTTCCGGGCCGGTGAGGGGCCGTACGCGGATGCCTTCAGCGGCGGGAAGCTCGTCGCCGCACTCGCCGCCAAGCAGGACGGCCGGATGCCCACCGCCTGGGGGATCTACTTCGCCACCGACGACATCGTGGCGTCCGTCGCCCGGATCAGGGAGGCGGGCGGCCAGGTGATCACCGAGCCCGTCCGGGCCGGCCGGGCCGGAGTGCTCGCCCAGGCGGCCGACCCCGGCGGAGCGGTGTTCGGGCTCTGGCAGGCAGGTGACCGCGAGGGCTTCCAGAAGCAGAACGAACCCGGCTCCTTCTGCTGGACCGAGGTCTACACCCGCCAGAAGGGCCGGGTGGACGATTTCTACGAGCAGGTCTTCGGCTTCCAGGGCACGGAACTCTCCCCGGGTCCCGAACCCGACGACTCCGGCGAGGGCGAACCGGCCGCGGCCGGTTCCGGTCCCGGCTTCCGCATGTGGTCCCCGGCGGGCACCGAGCCCGGACCGGACACCGCGGTCGGCGGCCGCAGCGTCATCACCGACGCGTTCCCGGCGGAGATGCCCAGCTACTTCCTCAGCTACTTCGCCGTCGAGGACTGCAACAGCGCCGCCGGGAACGCCGTACGCCTCGGCGGTCGTATCTCCGCGCCGCCCTTCGACATCCCGTACGGGCGGATGGCGGTCCTCCAGGACGATCAGGGCGCCGTTTTCGCCGTACTTCAGCCCCCTGTGTCCGAGAAGGCGGCAGAGTGA
- a CDS encoding acyl-CoA dehydrogenase family protein, producing MDAAFTAEQDEIRRTLRELLAARCAPDDVRHAVGTADGYDADLWRRLAQDLGLPGLALPQEYGGIGCGLTELAVACEETGRALLPSPLIATAALAEPLIAALGTDAQRTALLPRIAAGELTATLAVPGGSPATALGLIDDPTDGAWAGGGRAGGMQARPVAGAEGWRLYGEADRVLDGHSAGLLLVAAHAGGFPRSRTLLFLVHPETAAGVARTRRTSLDETRPLARIELRDTEAELLGADDTADITGALASAGHPVAALLAAEAVGAAASALDRTVEYVKAREQFGRAIGSFQAVKHRLADLYVQVQAARSAAYYAAWDPAAAGGLALAQALEALRVTTAEAVQLHGGLGFTWEHEAHLYFKRAAADELLFGPVHRLRDRAAQRAGLFAPSPSGAPPSGTQLPGAPVSGAPHPAAPGPAEQVAV from the coding sequence ATGGATGCCGCCTTCACCGCGGAACAGGACGAGATCCGCCGAACCTTGCGCGAACTGCTGGCCGCGCGCTGCGCACCCGACGACGTCCGGCACGCCGTGGGCACCGCCGACGGGTACGACGCGGACCTGTGGCGACGGCTCGCCCAGGACCTCGGGCTGCCCGGACTCGCCCTCCCGCAGGAGTACGGAGGCATCGGCTGCGGCCTCACCGAGCTCGCCGTCGCCTGCGAGGAGACCGGCCGGGCCCTGCTGCCCTCGCCCCTGATCGCCACCGCCGCGCTCGCCGAGCCCCTGATCGCCGCACTCGGCACCGACGCCCAGCGCACCGCCCTGCTGCCGCGCATCGCGGCCGGTGAGCTGACCGCGACCCTGGCCGTCCCCGGCGGCTCGCCCGCCACCGCCCTCGGCCTCATCGACGACCCCACGGACGGCGCCTGGGCGGGCGGCGGCCGGGCGGGCGGCATGCAGGCCAGGCCGGTCGCCGGTGCGGAGGGCTGGCGGTTGTACGGGGAGGCCGACCGGGTCCTCGACGGGCACAGCGCCGGACTCCTCCTGGTCGCGGCCCACGCCGGAGGCTTCCCGCGCAGCCGTACGCTCCTCTTCCTGGTCCACCCGGAGACGGCGGCCGGAGTCGCTCGCACCCGCCGCACCTCGCTCGACGAGACCCGCCCGCTGGCCCGGATCGAACTCCGCGACACCGAGGCCGAACTCCTCGGCGCGGACGACACCGCGGACATCACCGGCGCACTCGCCTCGGCCGGCCACCCGGTTGCCGCGCTGCTCGCCGCGGAGGCGGTGGGGGCGGCGGCGAGCGCGCTGGACAGGACGGTCGAATACGTCAAGGCGCGCGAGCAGTTCGGCCGGGCGATCGGCTCCTTCCAGGCCGTGAAGCACCGCCTCGCGGATCTGTACGTACAGGTGCAGGCGGCCCGCTCCGCGGCGTACTACGCGGCCTGGGACCCGGCCGCCGCCGGGGGGCTCGCCCTCGCGCAGGCCCTGGAGGCGCTCCGGGTCACCACCGCCGAGGCCGTCCAGTTGCACGGCGGGCTCGGCTTCACCTGGGAACACGAGGCGCATCTGTACTTCAAGCGGGCCGCGGCCGACGAACTGCTCTTCGGCCCCGTCCACCGGCTCCGCGACCGCGCGGCGCAGCGGGCCGGGCTGTTCGCACCATCGCCGTCGGGGGCGCCACCGTCCGGAACACAGCTGCCGGGAGCGCCGGTGTCGGGAGCACCGCACCCCGCCGCCCCGGGACCGGCCGAACAGGTGGCGGTCTGA
- a CDS encoding NAD(P)/FAD-dependent oxidoreductase, which translates to MPDSALTAGISISAQTDLTEDRPVYVIGGGPGGLAAAAALREQGVRAVVLEKSGNVGASWRRHYDRLHLHTTRRRSALPGLAMPRRFGRWVSRDDVVRYLDKYAEHHELEVVTGVEVSRIDRAPDGRDWQLTATGGRVLTGRAVVVATGFNHTPRIPDWSGLDTFTGDLVHASDYRNPAPYAGQDVLVVGIGNTGAEIAVDLVEGGASRVRIAVRTVPHIVRRSTAGWPAQSTAVLVRRLPVRLVDRAAGLMCRISVPDLAAQGLPRPDTGLYSRVKGGAIPVQDVGLIDAVKRGRVVPVAAVESFDGDAVALADGDRITPDAVIAATGYRRGLEGLVGHLDVLDARGRPVVHGGRTPKQAPGLYFIGFTNPISGMLRELALDARKIAKRAARRH; encoded by the coding sequence ATGCCCGACAGCGCCCTTACCGCCGGTATCTCCATATCGGCCCAGACCGACCTCACCGAGGACCGGCCCGTATACGTCATCGGTGGCGGTCCGGGCGGTCTCGCCGCCGCGGCGGCCCTGCGCGAGCAGGGCGTACGGGCGGTCGTGCTGGAGAAGTCCGGGAACGTGGGAGCGTCCTGGCGCCGTCACTACGACCGGCTGCACCTCCACACGACCCGGCGCCGCTCGGCGCTGCCGGGGCTCGCGATGCCGCGCCGGTTCGGACGCTGGGTGTCCAGGGACGATGTGGTGCGCTATCTGGACAAGTACGCCGAGCACCATGAGCTGGAGGTGGTGACGGGCGTCGAGGTGTCCCGAATCGACCGCGCCCCGGACGGCAGGGACTGGCAGTTGACCGCGACCGGTGGCCGGGTGCTGACCGGTCGGGCCGTCGTCGTCGCCACCGGCTTCAACCACACCCCGCGCATCCCCGACTGGTCCGGCCTCGACACCTTCACCGGCGATCTGGTCCACGCCTCCGACTACCGCAACCCGGCCCCGTACGCCGGCCAGGACGTCCTGGTCGTCGGGATCGGCAACACGGGCGCGGAGATCGCCGTCGACCTGGTCGAGGGCGGGGCGTCCCGGGTACGGATCGCCGTGCGCACCGTGCCGCACATCGTGCGCCGCTCCACCGCGGGCTGGCCCGCCCAGTCGACCGCCGTCCTGGTGCGCAGGCTGCCGGTCCGGCTGGTCGACCGGGCCGCGGGCCTGATGTGCCGGATCTCCGTGCCCGACCTCGCCGCGCAGGGCCTGCCGCGCCCGGACACGGGCCTCTACTCACGGGTCAAGGGCGGCGCCATCCCGGTGCAGGACGTGGGGCTGATCGACGCGGTGAAGCGCGGCCGGGTGGTGCCGGTGGCGGCCGTCGAGTCGTTCGACGGGGACGCGGTGGCACTGGCCGACGGCGACCGGATCACCCCGGACGCGGTGATCGCGGCGACCGGCTACCGGCGGGGGCTGGAGGGGCTGGTCGGCCACCTCGACGTGTTGGACGCCCGCGGTCGGCCGGTGGTCCACGGCGGCCGCACCCCCAAGCAGGCACCCGGCCTGTACTTCATCGGCTTCACCAACCCGATCAGCGGCATGCTGCGCGAACTGGCCCTGGACGCACGGAAGATCGCGAAGAGGGCGGCACGCAGGCACTGA
- a CDS encoding Zn-ribbon domain-containing OB-fold protein encodes MTEAPVRFDLPEPDAFTRPYWDAAARGQLLLRRCRACGRAHHYPREFCPHCWSEDVTWEGASGDATLYTWSVVHRNDLPPFGARVPYVAAVVDLAEGPRMMTEIVGCEESALAIGMALRAAFRREEGREAVPVFHPGDC; translated from the coding sequence GTGACCGAGGCCCCCGTACGGTTCGACCTTCCCGAACCCGACGCCTTCACCCGCCCGTACTGGGATGCCGCCGCCCGGGGGCAGTTGCTGCTGCGCCGCTGTCGCGCCTGCGGGCGCGCACATCACTACCCGCGCGAGTTCTGCCCGCACTGCTGGAGCGAGGACGTCACCTGGGAGGGGGCGAGCGGAGACGCCACGCTCTACACCTGGTCCGTCGTGCACCGCAACGACCTGCCACCGTTCGGCGCCCGCGTCCCGTACGTCGCCGCCGTGGTCGACCTGGCCGAGGGCCCCCGGATGATGACGGAGATCGTGGGGTGCGAGGAGTCCGCTCTCGCCATCGGCATGGCGCTGCGGGCGGCCTTTCGGCGGGAGGAGGGGAGGGAGGCCGTTCCGGTCTTCCATCCCGGAGACTGCTGA
- a CDS encoding cytochrome P450: MADAETVSFPQNRTCPYHPPTGYRSEHRGQQPVSPARLFDGRTVWLVTGHAEARSLLVDQRLSSNRENPAFPFFAERLAGTTLRRVELLGVDDPEHNVQRRMLIPSFTVRRTAALRPQIQETVDRLLDTMVEQGPPTDLVEAFALPVPSMVICALLGVPYDDHEFFQAQSRKLLRGPASSDVESAREALDEYFRVLIEKKRATPGEGLLDELIVQQLETGAVDHDELVRLAQILLIAGHETTANMISLGTFTLLQHPDQLARMRESDGLMPSAVEELLRFLSIADGISRVAVQDIEVGGVTIRAGDGVILTTSVINRDGTVYQSPDELNLGRNARNHVAFGFGVHQCLGQNLARAELEIALPALFDRLPDLRLAVPAEEIPFKPGDTIQGLLELPVTW, translated from the coding sequence ATGGCAGACGCCGAGACCGTCTCCTTTCCGCAGAACCGCACCTGTCCTTATCACCCGCCGACGGGATATCGCAGTGAGCACCGGGGGCAGCAGCCGGTGTCCCCCGCTCGGCTCTTCGACGGCCGTACGGTGTGGCTGGTGACCGGGCACGCCGAGGCACGTTCGCTCCTGGTGGACCAGAGGCTGTCGTCCAACCGGGAGAACCCCGCGTTCCCGTTCTTCGCCGAGCGGCTGGCCGGGACCACCCTGCGGCGCGTCGAACTGCTCGGCGTCGACGATCCGGAGCACAACGTCCAGCGCCGGATGCTGATCCCGAGCTTCACGGTCAGGCGGACGGCCGCGCTCCGGCCGCAGATCCAGGAGACCGTGGACCGGCTGCTCGACACGATGGTCGAGCAGGGCCCGCCGACCGATCTGGTCGAGGCCTTCGCCCTGCCCGTGCCCTCCATGGTCATCTGTGCGCTGCTCGGGGTGCCCTACGACGACCACGAGTTCTTCCAGGCACAGTCGCGCAAGCTGCTCCGCGGCCCGGCGTCCTCGGACGTCGAGTCGGCTCGGGAAGCGCTCGACGAGTACTTCCGTGTGCTGATCGAGAAGAAGCGGGCCACCCCCGGCGAAGGACTGCTCGACGAGCTCATCGTCCAGCAGCTGGAGACCGGGGCCGTGGACCACGACGAGCTGGTGCGGCTGGCCCAGATCCTGCTCATCGCCGGGCACGAGACGACCGCGAACATGATCTCGCTCGGTACGTTCACGCTGCTCCAGCATCCTGACCAGCTGGCCCGGATGCGCGAATCCGACGGCCTGATGCCTTCCGCGGTCGAGGAACTGCTCCGCTTCCTGTCGATAGCCGACGGGATTTCGCGGGTGGCCGTTCAGGACATCGAAGTGGGTGGGGTGACCATCCGTGCGGGGGACGGCGTCATCCTGACCACGTCGGTGATCAACCGGGACGGGACCGTGTATCAGTCACCGGACGAACTGAACCTCGGCCGGAACGCGCGCAATCACGTCGCTTTCGGGTTCGGAGTCCATCAGTGCCTGGGCCAGAATCTGGCACGGGCCGAGCTGGAGATCGCGCTGCCCGCGCTTTTCGATCGCCTTCCCGATCTGCGGCTGGCGGTACCCGCCGAGGAAATCCCGTTCAAGCCGGGTGACACCATCCAGGGCCTGCTCGAACTGCCCGTGACCTGGTGA
- a CDS encoding TetR family transcriptional regulator has translation MTGQVRTVDGRVAGRRGQATRQKLLDCLSEMLSSSPYRDVKVIDVARKAGTSPATFYQYFPDVEGAVLEIAEEMAKEGAGLTELVAGRSWVGKAGWQTAEELVEGFLDFWRHHDAILRVVDLGAAEGDKRFYKIRMKILNSVTNSLTDSVKELQAKGKVDKEVSAAAMAGSLVAMLAAVASHQKGFTTWGVKQAELKPNLALLVHLGITGKKPTR, from the coding sequence ATGACAGGACAAGTGCGCACCGTCGACGGCCGCGTGGCCGGTCGACGCGGACAGGCGACGCGGCAGAAGCTGCTCGACTGCCTCAGCGAGATGCTCAGCTCCTCGCCGTACCGGGACGTCAAAGTCATCGACGTCGCCCGGAAGGCGGGGACTTCACCCGCGACCTTCTACCAATACTTCCCCGACGTCGAGGGCGCCGTCCTCGAAATCGCCGAGGAAATGGCCAAGGAGGGCGCCGGGTTGACCGAGTTGGTCGCCGGCCGCTCCTGGGTCGGCAAGGCCGGCTGGCAGACGGCCGAAGAACTCGTCGAGGGATTCCTCGACTTCTGGCGGCACCACGACGCGATCCTGCGCGTGGTCGACCTCGGTGCGGCCGAGGGCGACAAGCGGTTCTACAAGATCCGCATGAAGATCCTGAACTCGGTCACCAACTCCCTCACCGATTCGGTGAAGGAGCTCCAGGCCAAGGGCAAGGTCGACAAGGAGGTCAGTGCCGCGGCGATGGCGGGCTCCCTGGTCGCGATGCTGGCCGCCGTCGCCTCGCACCAGAAGGGCTTCACGACCTGGGGCGTGAAGCAGGCCGAACTCAAGCCGAATCTTGCCCTGTTGGTGCATCTGGGCATCACCGGCAAGAAGCCGACGAGGTAG